Within the Pseudomonas oryzae genome, the region GAAACAGTCCATGCCACCTTTGGGAGAACGGCCCATGTTCGTAAAACGCCAGCACGACTCGGCACCGGCCACCCACTACCGCAGCGACCGCATCAGCACCGTATGCGGCCAGTACTTTTTCGCCACGCGCGAGGGAACCCTGGAGGGGCCGTTCTTCACCCGCTTCGATGCCCAGCAGGCGGCCAACCGCTACGTCAACAACCTGATCAGCCTCGGCCAGGCCGCGCCCGCCAAGCCCATGCAGCCCCAGCGCGGTTACTGAGCCGGCGCCCGCCGCCCCCGGGCGGCGGGCCGTCAGTGCTGTCGCGCGAAGGCCGCCTCGAGCGCTTCGTTGAGGGTGCGCAGCACCTTGACCCGGGCGAAGCGCTTGTCGTTGGCCTCGATCAGGGTCCAGGGCGCGATCTCGGTGCTAGTGCGATCGACCATGTCGTTGACCGCATCCACGTACTGCGACCACTTCTCGCGATTGCGCCAGTCCTCCTCGGAGATCTTGAAGCGCTTGAAGGCGGTGGCCTCGCGCTCCTTGAAGCGTTCGAGCTGGGTCTGCTGGTCGATGGCCATCCAGAACTTGACCAGCACCAGCCCGGCGTCGGTCAACTGCTCCTCGAAATCGTTGATCTCGCCGTAGGCACGCAACCAGTCGGCCTGCGAGCAGAAGCCCTCGACCCGCTCGACCAGCACGCGCCCGTACCAGGAGCGGTCGAACATGGTGAAGTGGCCGCGCGCCGGGATGTGCCGCCAGAAGCGCCACAGATACGGCTGGGCCAGCTCCTCCTCGGTGGGCGCCGCCACCGGCACGATGCGGTACTGCCGCGGGTCCAGTGCGCCGGCCACGCGGCGGATCGCCCCGCCCTTGCCGGCGGCGTCGTTGCCCTCGAACACCGCCACCAGCGAATGACGGCGCATGCGCTTGTCGCGCAGCAGGCGGGCGAGACGCGCCTGCTCGACCACCAGCTCGTGCTGGTAGGCCTCCTTGCCCAGGCTGCGGGTCATGTCCAGGCTGTCGACCAGGCCGCGGTTGTCGATGCTCGCCGCCACCGGTGCGGCGTGGGGCTGGCGCTTGGGCCGCTCCTTGAGCTGCAGCGCCGCCTGCAGGCCCTCGAGCAGGATGCGCCCGACGGTGAGACTGCGATAGCGCTCGTCGCTGCCCTCGACCACGTACCAGGGCGCATAGTCGCGGCTGGTGTGCCTGAGCACCCGCTCGCCGTAGCGCACGAAGCGGTCGTAGGTCTTCGACTGCTGCCAGTCCAGCGGGCTGATGCGCCAGCTGTGCAGCGGGTCGTCCTGCAGCGACTTGAGGCGGGCCTTCATCTGCTGCTTGGACAGATGGAACCAGAACTTGAAGATCAGCGCGCCCTCGTCGCAGAGCATGCGCTCGAAGCGCTCGGCGCTGTCGATGGCCTGGTCCAGCTGGGCGTCGTCGATGTGCCCGTGCACCCGCCCCTGGAGCATCTGGCTGTACCAGTTGCCGAAGAAGATCCCGGTACGCCCCTTGGGCGGCAGGCGCCGCCAGTAGCGCCAGTACGGCGGGCGCGCCAGCTCCTCGTCGGTCTGCTGGTCGAAGGTTTCCACCTGGATCAGCCGCGGGTCCATCCACTCGTTGAGCAGCTTGACCGTCTCGCCCTTGCCGGCACCCTCGATGCCGTTGAGCAGGACGATCAGTGGAAAACGGGCCTGCTGGCGCAACTCGAACTGCGCCTCCAGCAGCGCCTCGCGCAGGGCCGGCACGGCGGCGTCGTAGGCTTCCTTGTCGATCTGGTGACCGATCTCGGCGGACTCGAACATAAGGGCTCTCCTTGCAGTATGCCGGCAGCCTAGCCGATCCGCGGCGCGCCCGCACCGGGCGGCGCAACCGCCGGCGGTGCGATCGGCTAGAATGGCGCGTCCTCCCATCGCCAGCCTCACCATGACCGAACAAGCGCACGCCCAGCTCGACTGGGACGAACAGGGCCAACCGCTGTCCCGCACCTTTGGCGACGTGTACTTCTCCCGCGCCAGTGGCCTCGAGGAGACCCGCCACGTGTTCCTCGCCCACAACCGGCTGGCCGAGCGCTTCGCCACCCTGCCGGCGGATGGCCGCCTGGTGATCGGCGAGACCGGCTTCGGCACCGGGCTGAACTTCCTCTGTGCCTGGCAGCTGTTCGAACAGACCGCGCAGGAGGGCGCGCGTCTGCACTTCGTCAGCGTCGAGAAGTACCCGCTGAGCCGCGCCGACCTCGCGCGCGCCCTGGACCTGTGGCCGGAACTGGCGCCATTCGCCACGCAGCTGTTGGCGCAGTACGTGGCGGTGCATCCGGGCTTCCAGCGTCTGGTGTTCGCCGGCGGGCGGGTGATCCTCACCCTGCTGGTGGGCGATGTCCTCGACTGCCTGCCGCAGCTGGACGCACGCATCGACGCCTGGTTCCTCGACGGCTTCTCGCCGGCGAAGAACCCGCAGATGTGGACGCCGGCGCTGTTCGCCCAGCTCGCCCGTCTGAGCGCCCCCGGCGCGACCCTGGCCACCTTCACCTGCGCCGGGTTCGTGCGCCGCGGCCTCAACGAGGCCGGTTTCGCCATGGCCAAGGTCGGCGGCTTCGGCCACAAGCGCGAGATGCTCGCCGGACACTTCCAGG harbors:
- a CDS encoding DUF6316 family protein — its product is MFVKRQHDSAPATHYRSDRISTVCGQYFFATREGTLEGPFFTRFDAQQAANRYVNNLISLGQAAPAKPMQPQRGY
- the pap gene encoding polyphosphate:AMP phosphotransferase, with translation MFESAEIGHQIDKEAYDAAVPALREALLEAQFELRQQARFPLIVLLNGIEGAGKGETVKLLNEWMDPRLIQVETFDQQTDEELARPPYWRYWRRLPPKGRTGIFFGNWYSQMLQGRVHGHIDDAQLDQAIDSAERFERMLCDEGALIFKFWFHLSKQQMKARLKSLQDDPLHSWRISPLDWQQSKTYDRFVRYGERVLRHTSRDYAPWYVVEGSDERYRSLTVGRILLEGLQAALQLKERPKRQPHAAPVAASIDNRGLVDSLDMTRSLGKEAYQHELVVEQARLARLLRDKRMRRHSLVAVFEGNDAAGKGGAIRRVAGALDPRQYRIVPVAAPTEEELAQPYLWRFWRHIPARGHFTMFDRSWYGRVLVERVEGFCSQADWLRAYGEINDFEEQLTDAGLVLVKFWMAIDQQTQLERFKEREATAFKRFKISEEDWRNREKWSQYVDAVNDMVDRTSTEIAPWTLIEANDKRFARVKVLRTLNEALEAAFARQH